A part of Micromonospora chersina genomic DNA contains:
- a CDS encoding geranylgeranyl reductase family protein, whose product MAAVENDADVIVVGAGPGGSATAYHLARHGVRVLLLEKTEFPREKVCGDGLTPRAVRQLIRMGVDTSPEAGWLHNKGLRVIGGGVRLELDWPDLASFPNYGLVRTRLDFDDLLAQRAVAAGAKLRTSVNVLGPVLGADDRVIGVQAEVGPDREPATFHAPLVVAADGVSGRFPLALGLAKREDRPIGVAVRRYYRSPAKHDDDYLESWLELRAKGSDALLPGYGWIFGLGDGRVNVGLGVLNSSSAFGKTNYRRLLTDWLANTPEDWGMTDETNAEGPILGAALPMGFNRVPHYTRGVLLVGDSGGMVNPFNGEGIAYAMESGELAAEVAVQALARPVGAERERALLAYPQELKARFGGYYRLGGIFVKLIGRPEVMRMATKHGMPHPMLMRFVLKLLANLTDPRGGDAMDRVINAMTRVAPAV is encoded by the coding sequence ATGGCCGCGGTGGAGAACGACGCCGACGTCATCGTCGTGGGCGCCGGTCCCGGAGGATCGGCTACGGCGTACCACCTGGCGCGGCACGGCGTACGCGTGCTGCTGCTGGAGAAGACCGAATTTCCCCGGGAGAAGGTCTGCGGCGACGGGCTCACCCCCCGGGCCGTGCGGCAGCTCATCCGGATGGGCGTGGACACCTCGCCCGAGGCCGGCTGGCTGCACAACAAGGGCCTCCGGGTGATCGGCGGTGGGGTACGCCTGGAACTCGACTGGCCCGACCTGGCCAGCTTCCCCAACTACGGCCTGGTCCGGACCCGGCTCGACTTCGACGACCTGCTCGCCCAGCGTGCCGTCGCCGCCGGGGCGAAGCTGCGCACCAGCGTCAACGTGCTGGGCCCGGTGCTCGGCGCCGACGACCGGGTGATCGGCGTGCAGGCCGAGGTGGGCCCGGACAGGGAGCCGGCCACCTTCCACGCGCCGCTCGTGGTCGCCGCGGACGGTGTCTCCGGCCGCTTCCCGCTCGCCCTCGGCCTGGCCAAGCGCGAGGACCGGCCGATCGGCGTGGCGGTCCGCCGCTACTACCGCTCGCCCGCGAAGCACGACGACGACTACCTGGAGTCGTGGCTGGAGCTGCGGGCCAAGGGCAGCGACGCGCTGCTGCCCGGCTACGGCTGGATCTTCGGCCTCGGCGACGGCCGGGTGAACGTCGGCCTGGGCGTGCTCAACTCCTCCTCGGCCTTCGGCAAGACGAACTACCGCCGGCTGCTCACCGACTGGCTGGCCAACACCCCCGAGGACTGGGGGATGACCGACGAGACCAACGCGGAGGGCCCGATCCTCGGCGCCGCGCTGCCGATGGGCTTCAACCGGGTCCCGCACTACACCCGCGGGGTCCTGCTGGTCGGCGACTCCGGCGGCATGGTCAACCCGTTCAACGGCGAGGGCATCGCGTACGCGATGGAGTCCGGCGAGCTGGCCGCCGAGGTCGCGGTGCAGGCGCTCGCCCGCCCGGTCGGCGCGGAGCGCGAGCGGGCCCTGCTGGCGTACCCGCAGGAGCTGAAGGCCCGCTTCGGCGGCTACTACCGGCTCGGCGGCATCTTCGTGAAGCTCATCGGCCGGCCCGAGGTGATGCGGATGGCCACCAAGCACGGCATGCCCCACCCGATGCTGATGCGCTTCGTGCTGAAGCTGCTGGCCAACCTCACCGATCCCCGGGGTGGTGACGCGATGGACCGCGTCATCAACGCGATGACGAGGGTGGCGCCCGCCGTCTAG
- a CDS encoding cell wall anchor protein: MTFTYRPPLARAGAVALLAAGALAAVGTPAQAADLPDLVLAPISTSLAKGVEAAQAKPFKFTVTNVGTAEAKDVSVRVKVDELNPKRVGYVLPDGCRVVSSQFYDCRLGDLPAGTSEDFGIPLFSTGGKGDGGVLTVGVGTVSPQPNTADEIVEVPVQVTRPGYDLTAWVQDIQDNVVVDGAGQDEPDLKPVRRGVTVPLDWAVYNDGSRPATGVFYGLTLPAGVSFVDLPEGCLRQEILGKAQALCEDDGAVVQPGQYYTAGVTVRVGDDVTEPVLHEGDLFAYGLDGAEGAPEEAPRAADAAQRRTFAEVDELDNHTIFEAFVDLSAAPTPGPTGTPQPTPTGTGAPAPTGQPSATATPGGGSGGGAGDGGLPVTGVQVGLIGGVGAAVLLAGGALLLLSRRRKVVLVTPTDERTED, encoded by the coding sequence ATGACCTTCACCTACCGTCCACCGCTGGCCCGTGCCGGCGCCGTGGCCCTGCTCGCGGCCGGCGCGCTGGCCGCCGTCGGCACGCCGGCACAGGCGGCCGACCTGCCCGACCTCGTGCTCGCCCCGATCAGCACCAGCCTGGCCAAGGGCGTCGAGGCCGCCCAGGCCAAGCCGTTCAAGTTCACCGTGACCAACGTCGGCACGGCCGAGGCGAAGGACGTCAGCGTCCGGGTCAAGGTCGACGAGCTCAACCCGAAGCGCGTGGGCTACGTGCTGCCGGACGGTTGCCGGGTCGTCTCCAGCCAGTTCTACGACTGCCGGCTGGGCGACCTGCCCGCCGGCACCAGCGAGGACTTCGGCATCCCGCTGTTCAGCACCGGCGGCAAGGGCGACGGCGGTGTGCTGACCGTCGGCGTGGGCACCGTCAGCCCCCAGCCGAACACGGCCGACGAGATCGTGGAGGTGCCGGTCCAGGTCACCCGACCCGGCTACGACCTCACCGCCTGGGTGCAGGACATCCAGGACAACGTGGTGGTCGACGGCGCCGGACAGGACGAGCCCGACCTGAAGCCGGTCCGGCGTGGCGTGACGGTTCCGCTGGACTGGGCGGTCTACAACGACGGCAGCCGTCCGGCCACCGGCGTCTTCTACGGCCTCACCCTGCCGGCCGGAGTGAGCTTCGTGGACCTGCCGGAGGGCTGCCTGCGGCAGGAGATCCTGGGCAAGGCCCAGGCGCTCTGCGAGGACGACGGCGCGGTGGTCCAGCCGGGCCAGTACTACACCGCGGGCGTCACGGTCCGCGTCGGCGACGACGTCACCGAGCCGGTGCTGCACGAGGGTGACCTCTTCGCGTACGGGTTGGACGGTGCCGAGGGCGCGCCGGAGGAGGCGCCCAGGGCGGCCGACGCCGCGCAGCGGCGCACCTTCGCCGAGGTCGACGAGCTGGACAACCACACCATCTTCGAGGCCTTCGTGGACCTGTCGGCCGCGCCCACCCCGGGCCCGACCGGCACGCCGCAGCCCACCCCGACGGGCACCGGCGCGCCGGCTCCGACCGGCCAGCCGAGCGCGACGGCGACCCCGGGCGGTGGCAGCGGCGGCGGCGCCGGCGACGGCGGCCTGCCGGTGACCGGTGTGCAGGTCGGGCTGATCGGCGGCGTCGGCGCGGCCGTCCTGCTGGCCGGCGGGGCGCTGCTGCTGCTCTCCCGCCGCCGGAAGGTGGTGCTGGTCACCCCGACCGACGAGCGCACCGAGGACTGA
- the mqnC gene encoding cyclic dehypoxanthinyl futalosine synthase, with the protein MTVSREIDDILQRGADGGRITPEEALLLYTEAPFHALGEAADAVRRRRYPDNIVTYLIDRNINYTNVCVTACKFCAFYRAPKHKEGWTHPTEEILRRCGEAVELGATQVMLQGGHHPDYGVEYYEELFSSVKAAYPQLAIHSIGPSEILHMAKVSGVSLDEAIARIKAAGLDSIAGAGAEMLPDRPRKAIAPLKESGARWLEVMELAHRQGLESTATMMMGTGETHAERIEHLRMIRDVQDRTGGFRAFIPWTYQPENNHLKGRTQATTLEYLRLVAVARLFFETVPHLQASWLTTGKDVGQLALHMGVDDLGSIMLEENVISSAGARHRSNLHELINMIRTADRIPAQRDTLYNRLAVHRTPADDPSDDRVVSHFSSIALPGGGAGKSLPLVEVN; encoded by the coding sequence GTGACGGTGAGCCGGGAGATCGACGACATCCTGCAGCGTGGCGCGGACGGCGGGCGGATCACGCCCGAGGAGGCCCTGCTGCTCTACACCGAGGCGCCCTTCCACGCGCTGGGCGAGGCGGCGGACGCGGTGCGCCGGCGGCGCTACCCGGACAACATCGTCACGTACCTGATCGACCGCAACATCAACTACACGAACGTCTGCGTGACGGCGTGCAAGTTCTGCGCGTTCTACCGGGCCCCCAAGCACAAGGAGGGCTGGACCCACCCGACCGAGGAGATCCTGCGCCGGTGCGGCGAGGCGGTCGAGCTGGGCGCCACCCAGGTGATGCTCCAGGGCGGCCACCACCCGGACTACGGCGTGGAGTACTACGAGGAGCTGTTCTCCTCGGTCAAGGCGGCGTACCCGCAGCTCGCCATCCACTCGATCGGCCCGAGCGAGATCCTGCACATGGCCAAGGTCTCCGGGGTGAGCCTGGACGAGGCGATCGCCCGGATCAAGGCGGCCGGGCTGGACTCGATCGCCGGTGCGGGCGCCGAGATGCTGCCGGACCGGCCGCGCAAGGCGATCGCGCCGCTCAAGGAGTCGGGCGCGCGCTGGCTGGAGGTCATGGAGCTGGCGCACCGGCAGGGCCTGGAGTCCACCGCGACCATGATGATGGGCACCGGCGAGACCCACGCCGAGCGGATCGAGCACCTGCGGATGATCCGCGACGTGCAGGACCGCACCGGCGGCTTCCGCGCGTTCATCCCCTGGACGTACCAGCCGGAGAACAACCACCTGAAGGGCCGCACCCAGGCGACCACGCTCGAATACCTGCGGCTCGTCGCGGTGGCCCGGCTCTTCTTCGAGACGGTGCCGCACCTCCAGGCGTCGTGGCTGACCACGGGCAAGGACGTCGGCCAGCTCGCTCTGCACATGGGGGTGGACGACCTCGGCTCGATCATGCTGGAGGAGAACGTCATCTCCTCGGCCGGCGCCCGGCACCGCTCGAACCTGCACGAGCTGATCAACATGATCCGCACCGCCGACCGGATCCCCGCCCAGCGGGACACGCTCTACAACCGGCTCGCCGTGCACCGGACGCCGGCCGACGACCCGAGCGACGACCGGGTGGTCTCGCACTTCTCCTCGATCGCCCTGCCGGGCGGCGGCGCCGGTAAGTCGCTCCCGCTGGTCGAGGTCAACTGA
- the paaD gene encoding 1,2-phenylacetyl-CoA epoxidase subunit PaaD, whose protein sequence is MSDPRAAVAAVVDPEIRVITIDELGILRSVDEDPATGRVVVTITPTYTGCPAMDVIRADIRRALAAAGHPDAEVRTVYAPAWSTDWISEGGRAKLAAAGIAPPAPAARGGGVVPLTLAVRCPRCGSPETEQVSRFGSTACKALWRCRSCSEPFDHLKAL, encoded by the coding sequence GTGAGTGACCCCAGGGCGGCCGTGGCAGCGGTGGTGGACCCGGAGATCCGGGTCATCACCATCGACGAGCTGGGCATCCTGCGGTCTGTCGACGAGGACCCGGCCACCGGTCGGGTCGTCGTCACCATCACCCCCACCTACACCGGCTGCCCGGCCATGGACGTGATCCGGGCGGACATCCGGCGCGCGCTCGCCGCCGCCGGTCACCCGGACGCCGAGGTCCGCACGGTGTACGCCCCGGCGTGGAGCACCGACTGGATCTCCGAGGGCGGCCGGGCCAAGCTGGCCGCCGCCGGCATCGCCCCACCCGCGCCGGCCGCGCGGGGCGGCGGGGTCGTCCCGCTGACCCTGGCCGTCCGCTGCCCGCGTTGCGGCTCACCCGAGACCGAGCAGGTCAGCCGGTTCGGCTCCACCGCCTGCAAGGCCCTGTGGCGCTGCCGCTCGTGTTCCGAACCCTTCGACCACCTGAAGGCGCTGTGA
- a CDS encoding NADH-quinone oxidoreductase subunit A: protein MTLSPYAPIIGLFALAAGFALFSVAAARFAGPRRLNKAKLEAYECGIEPSPQPVGGGRFPIKFYLTAMLFIVFDIEIIFLYPWAVSFDALPIFGFVEMVMFIVAVFVAYAYVWRRGGLDWD, encoded by the coding sequence ATGACGCTCTCTCCTTACGCACCGATCATCGGGCTGTTCGCCCTCGCCGCGGGATTCGCGCTGTTCTCCGTGGCCGCCGCCCGATTCGCCGGCCCCCGGCGTCTGAACAAGGCCAAGCTCGAGGCGTACGAGTGCGGCATCGAACCGAGCCCGCAGCCGGTCGGCGGCGGCCGGTTCCCGATCAAGTTCTACCTGACGGCGATGCTCTTCATCGTCTTCGACATCGAGATCATCTTCCTCTACCCCTGGGCCGTCTCCTTCGACGCCCTGCCGATCTTCGGCTTCGTGGAGATGGTCATGTTCATCGTCGCGGTCTTCGTCGCCTACGCCTACGTCTGGCGGCGCGGCGGCCTGGACTGGGACTGA
- the paaE gene encoding 1,2-phenylacetyl-CoA epoxidase subunit PaaE — protein MTVTITRPVRRRPVFHPLHVAAVDRLTDDSVAITFAVPEELRETFAFSAGQHLTVRRVGAGGEDVRRSYSICSTPDELARHGRLRIGVREVPGGAFSAYACGALRGGDVVEVLPPLGHFTSAFAPDRVRRYGAVVAGSGITPVLSLVATALSVEPESTFTLVYGNRTANTVMFAEELADLKDRWPTRLHLVHVLSREMGESALLSGRIDADRLARLLDTVVPGDAIEEWFLCGPYGMVVDARAVLADRGVPDATVHTELFHVDAPPEPVRRPTDESGSGAEVTIVLDGRSSSFTMGRDERVLDAALKVRGELPYACKGGVCSTCRAKVVSGEVTMARNYALEPDEVAAGYVLTCQSSPVTDKLTVDYDA, from the coding sequence GTGACTGTCACGATCACCCGGCCGGTCCGTCGCCGGCCGGTCTTCCACCCGCTGCACGTCGCCGCCGTCGACCGGCTCACCGACGACTCCGTGGCGATCACCTTCGCCGTGCCCGAGGAGCTGCGGGAGACGTTCGCGTTCTCCGCCGGACAGCACCTGACGGTCCGGCGGGTCGGTGCCGGCGGGGAGGACGTGCGGCGGTCGTACTCGATCTGCTCGACCCCCGACGAGCTGGCCCGGCACGGGCGGCTGCGGATCGGGGTGCGGGAGGTCCCCGGCGGCGCCTTTTCCGCGTACGCCTGCGGCGCCCTGCGCGGCGGCGACGTCGTCGAGGTGCTGCCCCCGCTCGGCCACTTCACCTCGGCGTTCGCCCCGGACCGGGTCCGCCGCTACGGCGCGGTGGTCGCCGGCTCCGGCATCACCCCGGTGCTCTCGCTTGTCGCGACCGCGCTCTCCGTCGAGCCGGAAAGCACCTTCACCCTGGTGTACGGCAACCGCACGGCGAACACCGTGATGTTCGCCGAGGAGCTGGCCGACCTGAAGGACCGGTGGCCGACCCGGCTGCACCTCGTGCACGTGCTCTCCCGGGAGATGGGCGAGTCGGCGCTGCTCTCCGGGCGGATCGACGCCGACCGGCTGGCCCGCCTGCTCGACACCGTCGTACCCGGTGACGCGATCGAGGAGTGGTTCCTCTGCGGCCCGTACGGGATGGTGGTGGACGCCAGGGCGGTGCTGGCCGACCGCGGCGTGCCCGACGCGACGGTGCACACCGAGCTGTTCCACGTCGACGCCCCGCCGGAGCCGGTCCGCCGTCCGACGGACGAGTCCGGCAGCGGCGCGGAGGTGACGATCGTGCTGGACGGGCGCTCGTCGAGCTTCACGATGGGCCGCGACGAGCGGGTGCTGGACGCCGCCCTCAAGGTCCGCGGCGAGCTGCCGTACGCCTGCAAGGGCGGGGTCTGCTCGACCTGCCGGGCCAAGGTGGTCTCCGGCGAGGTGACAATGGCCCGCAACTACGCGCTGGAGCCCGACGAGGTGGCTGCCGGCTACGTCCTGACCTGCCAGTCCAGCCCGGTCACCGACAAACTCACCGTCGACTACGACGCGTGA
- a CDS encoding NuoB/complex I 20 kDa subunit family protein yields the protein MGIEEKLPAGVLLTSVEKLVNWSRKSSVWGATFGLACCAIEMMAAGGPHYDMGRWGMEVFRASPRQADLMIVAGRVSQKMAPVLRQIYDQMAEPRWVISMGVCASSGGMFNNYAIVQGVDHIVPVDMYLPGCPPRPEMLIDAVLKLREKIMYEPLGANGRKMLEARKERGDVPVVPYGSMPSSYRNDKARRAEWTKAVREGREEQLRIENWMKAQNHLQSQGGPK from the coding sequence ATGGGCATCGAGGAGAAGCTCCCGGCCGGCGTCCTGCTCACCTCCGTGGAGAAGCTGGTCAACTGGTCGCGGAAGTCGTCCGTCTGGGGCGCCACCTTCGGCCTGGCCTGCTGTGCCATCGAGATGATGGCCGCCGGTGGTCCGCACTACGACATGGGCCGTTGGGGCATGGAGGTCTTCCGGGCCTCGCCGCGGCAGGCGGACCTGATGATCGTGGCCGGCCGGGTGAGCCAGAAGATGGCCCCGGTGCTGCGCCAGATCTACGACCAGATGGCCGAGCCCCGCTGGGTCATCTCGATGGGCGTCTGCGCCAGCAGCGGCGGCATGTTCAACAACTACGCCATCGTGCAGGGCGTCGACCACATCGTGCCGGTCGACATGTACCTCCCGGGTTGCCCGCCCCGGCCCGAGATGCTCATCGACGCGGTGCTCAAGCTCCGCGAGAAGATCATGTACGAGCCGCTGGGTGCGAACGGCCGCAAGATGCTGGAGGCCCGCAAGGAGCGCGGTGACGTGCCCGTCGTGCCCTACGGCTCGATGCCGTCGTCGTACCGCAACGACAAGGCCCGGCGCGCCGAGTGGACGAAGGCGGTCCGCGAGGGGCGCGAGGAGCAGTTGCGGATCGAGAACTGGATGAAGGCGCAGAACCACCTCCAGTCGCAGGGGGGCCCGAAGTGA
- a CDS encoding demethylmenaquinone methyltransferase, with product MSRTPQGQRASLDKQPHEVAAMFDGVAARYDLTNTVLSFGQDRFWRRATREALGLRPGERVLDVGAGTGVSTEELGHSGAYAVGADLSLGMLHAGKRTRPRVPLLAGDALRLPFADASFDAVTISFALRNVNDTDAALREFARVTRPGGRLVVCEFSTPVNPAFRTVYLSYLMRSLPAVARAVSSNPDAYVYLAESIRAWPDQEALAARIGAAGWGRVAWRNLTGGVVALHRAVRD from the coding sequence GTGAGCCGTACCCCGCAGGGCCAGCGCGCCAGCCTGGACAAGCAGCCGCACGAGGTCGCCGCGATGTTCGACGGCGTGGCCGCCCGCTACGACCTGACCAACACGGTGCTCTCCTTCGGGCAGGACCGGTTCTGGCGGCGGGCCACCCGGGAGGCGCTGGGGCTGCGCCCCGGCGAGCGGGTGCTGGACGTGGGCGCCGGCACCGGCGTCTCGACCGAGGAGCTCGGCCACTCCGGGGCGTACGCGGTCGGCGCGGACCTGTCGCTCGGCATGCTGCACGCCGGCAAGCGCACCCGTCCGCGGGTGCCGTTGCTGGCCGGGGACGCGCTGCGGCTGCCCTTCGCCGACGCGAGCTTCGACGCGGTGACCATCTCCTTCGCGCTGCGCAACGTCAACGACACCGACGCGGCGCTGCGCGAGTTCGCCCGGGTCACCCGGCCGGGCGGCCGGCTGGTGGTCTGCGAGTTCAGCACCCCGGTCAACCCGGCGTTCCGCACGGTCTACCTGTCGTACCTGATGCGGTCGCTGCCGGCCGTGGCACGCGCGGTGTCGAGCAACCCCGACGCGTACGTCTACCTCGCCGAGTCGATCCGGGCCTGGCCGGACCAGGAGGCGCTGGCCGCGCGGATCGGCGCGGCCGGCTGGGGCCGGGTGGCCTGGCGCAACCTGACCGGCGGTGTGGTCGCGCTGCACCGGGCGGTCCGGGACTGA